From Nymphaea colorata isolate Beijing-Zhang1983 chromosome 6, ASM883128v2, whole genome shotgun sequence, a single genomic window includes:
- the LOC116256631 gene encoding uncharacterized mitochondrial protein AtMg00810-like, translated as MTGAKPISTPLPANSSLTKVGTPFSNATLYHQTVGALQYLTITRPDQSYAVNKVCQFMYTPTTDHWNAVKQILWYAKATIHHGLLLKHNSSTHLHDYFDADWAGCPDDHKSTGAYAIFLGRNLIAWSSKKQPTVA; from the coding sequence ATGACTGGTGCCAAGCCTATCTCTACACCTCTACCAGCAAATTCCTCACTGACAAAGGTTGGAACACCCTTCTCAAATGCCACACTATACCACCAGACTGTTGGGGCTCTTCAGTACCTCACCATTACTAGGCCTGATCAATCCTATGCAGTCAATAAGGTTTGTCAGTTCATGTACACTCCTACGACTGACCACTGGAATGCAGTGAAACAGATATTATGGTATGCCAAAGCCACCATTCATCATGGCCTTCTCCTCAAACACAACTCATCAACTCACTTGCATGACTACtttgatgcagactgggctggtTGTCCAGATGACCACAAGTCCACTGGGGCCTATGCTATCTTCCTTGGCCGAAATTTGATTGCTTGGAGTTCAAAGAAACAACCCACTGTAGCTTGA